Below is a window of Streptomyces sp. NBC_01429 DNA.
TGGCCCTGGTCCCCGCCGAGTCCGCCGCCCGCACCGTCGTCCTGCTCTCCGCAGCGCACCTCAAGTCCGCGCGGGCCCTGGAGGCGTGGTCGCGCGCCGCGTCCGAGGACCCGGGCGGGGCCCGGCGCCAGGTGGTGCCCGTACGGGTCGGGGACGTCCGGCTCACCGCCCCGTACATCGACCGCAACCCGGTGGACCTCTTCCGGCTGGACGAGGCGCACGCCACCGCCGTGCTGCTGCGCGCCCTGGAGCGGCCCGTACAGCTCGCCGACGCCGTCGCGCCCGGCCCGCGCTTCCCCGGGACCGTGCCCAGGATCTGGAACGCCCCCTCCCGCAACCCTGGCTTCACCGGGCGCTCCCCGGTCCTGGAGCGGATGCGCGACCAGCTCGGCGGCGGCATGGCCGTGGTGCTCCCGCAGCCGCAGACGCTGTACGGACTCGGCGGGATCGGCAAGACACAGGTCGCGCTGGAGTACGTCCACCGCTTCATGGCCGACTACGACCTGATCTGGTGGATCTCCTCCGAGCAGACCGCCGACGTGGTCGCCGGCCTCGCCGAACTGGCCGTACGGCTCGGAGCGCAGGGCGAGGACATGGCGGCGGCCTCGCAGGAGGCCGTCGACCTGCTGCGGCGCGGCGTCCCCTCGCCGCGCTGGCTGCTGGTCTTCGACAACGCCGACGAGCCGGAGCAGCTCCAGCGGTTCCTGCCGCCCGGCGGCCCCGGACATGTCCTGATCACCTCGCGCAACCAGAGCTGGTCGCAGTACGGCGACGCCCTGCCCGTCGACGTCTTCCTGCGCGAGGAGTCCGTCGAGCACCTCCAGCGGCGCGCCCCCGGGCTGACCGCCCGGGACGCCGACCAGGTGGCCACCGCCGTCGGCGACCTGCCGCTCGCCGTCGAACAGGCGGCGGCCTGGATCGCGGAGACCGCCACCCCCGTCTCCGAATACCTGGACCAGCTCGGCCGGCAGGCGGCCGGCGTGCTGGCCCTCAACCAGCCGGCGGGCTACCCGCAGCCTGTCGCCGCTACCTGGAACATCTCCATCGAGCGGCTCAAGGAACGCTCGCCCGCCGCCGTACGGCTGCTCCAGCTCTGCGCCTTCTTCGCGCCCGAGCCGATCTCCGCGAACCTCCTCTACAGCAAGGAGATGATCGAGGAACTCAAGCCGTACGACGTCTCGCTCCAGGAGACGCTGGTACTGGGCCGGGTCATCCGGGAGATCGGCCGGTTCGCGCTGGCCAAGGTCGACCAGGTCGGCAACAGCATCCAGGTGCACCGGCTGGTCCAGGCGATCATCAGGGCCCAGCTCACCGAGGACGAGCAGCACACCGCCCGGCACGCCGTGCACCGCATCCTCGCCGGCGCCAGGCCCGACGGCGACGAACCGATCGACGACCCCGCCAGCTGGGACCGGTTCGCCACGATCTGGCCGCACCTCATCGTCTCCGAGGCCGGCTTCTGCCGGCGGCCCGAGACCCGCCGGCTGATGATCGACCGGGTGCGCTACCTGTGGAAGCGCGGTGACTGGCCGGCCGCTTTCGAACTCGCCGGAGAGCTGCGCGACAACTGGCGCGAGACGCTCGGCGACACCGACCCGCAGTATCTCTATCTGCGCTTCCACCTCTCCAACATCTACCGCTCCCAGGGGCGTTACGTGGAGGCGCGGGAGCTGGACGAGGTGACTCTGAACCGGCAGCGCGCGGTGCTCGGCCCCACCCATCCGCACACCTACATGACCACCAGCGCGCTGGCCACCGACTTCATGACGCTCGGCGAGTACGCCAGGGCGATGGAGCTGGCCGCCGACGCGCACGAGGGATTCAGCGGGATCTTCCACGAGTCGCACCCCCGGAGCCTCGCCGCCGCCAACAACCGCGCGCTGGCCCTGCGGATGGTCGGCCGCTACGCCGACGCGCGCGAGATGGACCAGGACGTCTTCGACCGCAGGACCACCGTCCTGGGACCCAGCCATCCGCACACCCTCGCCTCGGCCGTCAACCTGGCGCGCGACCTGCGGGACATCGGCCGGTACGAGGAATCGGTCGCGCTGCTCAGCCGGACGTACGCCGTCTACAAGGAACAACTGGGACCTCTCTTCCCCGGCACGCTGGCGGCGGCCAAGAGCCTGGCCGTGTCGCTGCGCAGGGCGGACCGGCTGGAGGACGCGCGGCGGCTGACCACCGCCACGCGGGGCCGCTACCGGACCAAGTACGGATCGCAGGCCACTCCCGACTCACTCGCCTGCGATCTGAATCTGGCGGCCGACCACTTCGCCGCCGGGGAACCGGTCGCGGCGCGGGATCTGGCGCAGGAGGTCGTCGACCAGTATCTGCGGGTGCCGGGGGAGCGGCACCCGTACACCCTCGCCGCCATCAGCAACCTGGGCATCTACCACTGGGGCTGCGGAGCGCCCGAGCTGGCGGAGCAACTGCTCCAGGGCGCGCTGGGCACGATGCGGGAGGTGCTGGGCGACGCTCATCCGCACACGCTCTTCTGCACGGTCGCCCTCGCCAGCGCCAAGGCGGATCTGGGCGAGCTGGACGAGGCGCTGGTGACGGAGCGCGGCGCCGTCGCCGGGCTGCGCGTGGCGCTGGGCGCGCACCACCCCGAGACGCTCGCCATCGCCTCCAACATGTGCGTCACGCTGGGGGCGCTGGGGCGCAAGGCCGACGCGGCGCAGCTGCGGGTGGAGACGGTGGAGGAGCTGGTACGGCTGCTGGGCGAGGACCACACGCTGACCCGGTTCGCCCGGGACGACCGGAGGGTCTACCGGGACCTGGAGCCGATGGCGGTGTGACGCGGGCGCGCCGGACGGAGCGGTACGTCCGTCCGGCGCGCCCGGCATCCGGCATCCGGCATTTGGCGCCCGGCATCCGGCGTCCGGCCGCCCGCTGTCATCCGTGCCGGTCGTCCTGGCCGTGCCGGTCGTCCCGGCTGTCCTGGCCGTCCCGGTCGGCCAGCAGCCAGGTCAGGATCCGGGGAAGCGCGTGCAGCGCGTCGAAGTGCGCGGCGGCCGGCTCCAGTACGGCCGTGGCGCCCGGGATCCGTTCCGCGAGCCAGCGGGAGTGGCCGACCGGGGAGAACACGTCCTTCTCGCCGTGCCACAGCAGCACAGGCCCCCGGATGTCGGCCGGGTCGAACCCCCAGGGCCCGGCGAAGGCGAGGGCGTCGTCGATCCAGCCGTACGCCGAACCGCGCAGCGCCTCCTGGTAGTTGCGCAGCAGCATCGTCCTGACCCCGGCGTCGGAGACCACCATGAGGTCGGAGTCGGTCAGCTCCCTGCGCAGATCGTCCAGCAGCCGCACAGGGTTCTTCCTGATCGCGTCGGCGCGCGGCGTGAGCCGGGCCGCCACCCCGCCCGGGTCCCGGTGCGCGGTGGTGTACTCCGCCACGTTCGAGGCGGCCATGCCCTCGAACCAGTCGAGCCCGGCCGCGTCCCACGGCGCCAGGGGGACCAGCGCGGCGGTCCGGGTCACCCGCTCGGGCAGCAGCGCCGCGCAGGCCAGGGCGTGCGGCGCACCGCCCGAGCGGCCCGCGACGGCGAAGCGTTCGAGGCCGAGCGCGTCGGCGATCGCCGCCACGTCCTGGGCCACATCGGCGACGGTGCGCCCCTCCAGGCGGTCGGAACCGCCGTATCCGGGCCGGTCGTAGGCGATCAGCTGCATGCCCCGCTGGTAGAGCACCATGCCGCGCGGGGCGGGACCCAGTCTGCTGCCCGGTGTGCCGTGCAGCAGGAAGACCGGTCTGCCGCGCGGGTCCCCCAGCCGCTCGACCATCAGATGCCGCCCGTCCGCCGCGCGCACCCGACGTCGCACCCCTGCCCCTCTCGCCATACGTACGTGATACGTAATCCGACCGGTCGGAACTCACCGCTGTACGGGCCTGTTCGACCGCGGGCCCGGTTTCACGATGATTGTCCAGGCTCGGAGCCGAATCTGTAAGGTCACATCGCGGAACGTGAACGGAAATCGCGATTCATACGTGGCTCGGATTCAGGACAGGACTAGTCCTCACCGGCCGCCGACGCGGCCGTCACCCCAGGTGTTTCCCGGACATCAACTCCCCTTCTCAGCAGGGGTTTTGTCATGGCCGTCCGACTGACACCTCTGTTCGGGGGATCGTCCTGAAGTCGACCTTGTGTTCGGCTGAAGGGTCTCGCAATAGTGGGCGACCTCATCCCCGCGCCAGAACCCCCCACACACTCCGGCGCGGGCCCCACAGGAGGTTGACCTTGAGCCATCGGCGTATATCCAAGAAGCGTGTGACCATGGCGGGCGGCGCCGTGGTGGCGCTGGCCATCGCGGGTGTCACGCTCCAGAACGCGAACGCCAGTGAGGAAAAGCCTCAGTTCGAGCTGAAGACCCTGTCGGCGACGGCGGCCGGCACTCTCGCGTCCACCCTCAACGGGAATCTCGGCGAGAGCGCGGCCGGCTGGTACTACGAGGCCGGGACCAAGGCCCTCGTGATGAACGTCGTCGACGAGTCGGCGGCCGAGACCGTACGGCAGGCGGGCGGCAAGGCCAGAGTCGTCCAGAACTCGACGGCCGAACTGAAGAGCGCCCGGCAGACCCTCACCTCCCGGGCCACCATCCCGGGTACGTCCTGGGCGGTCGACCCGGTCACCAACAAGGTGGTCGTCACGGCGGACCGCACGGTCACCGGCGACGCGTGGGACACGCTCAGCGGTGTGGTGGACGGACTCGGCGGCAAGGCCGAACTGAAGAAGTCGGCGGGGGAGTTCAAGACCTTCGTCTCCGGCGGTGACCCGATCCTGGGCGGCAACGCGCGCTGCTCGCTGGGCTTCAACGTGGTCAAGGACGGCGCACCGCACTTCCTGACCGCCGGGCACTGCACGGAAGAGATCCAGACGTGGGCCGACGGGCAGGGCAACCAGATCGGGACGACCGTCGCCTCCGCCTTCCCGGTGAGCGACTTCGGCCTGGTCAAGTACGACGACGCCGCCACGGACGCCCCCAGTGAGGTGAACCTCTACGACGGCAGCAGCCAGCAGATCGCCCAGGCGGGCGAGGCGGTCGTCGGGCAGCAGGTGGTCCGCAGCGGCTCCACCACCGAGGTCTCCGACGGCCAGGTCACCGGGCTCGACGCCACGGTGAACTACGGCAACGGCGACATCGTCAACGGGCTCATCCAGACCACCGTCTGCGCCGAGCCCGGCGACAGCGGCGGCTCGCTCTTCGCCGGTGACACGGCGCTCGGTCTGACCTCGGGCGGCAGCGGTGACTGCACCTCGGGCGGCGAGACGTTCTTCCAGCCGGTGACGACGGCGCTCGCCGAGGTCGGCGCGGAGATCGGCGACGGGTCGGGCGCGGGCGCGGGTGCCGGTGCGGGCGACGCCGGTGACGGCGCGGGTGACGGCGCGGGCGACGCGGCCGGTGACGACACCGGTGCCGGTGGCGACCAGGCTGGCGACCAGGCCGGTGACGCTGTCGGCGACCAGGCGGGCGACCAGGCGGGCGACCAGGCGGGCGAAGAGGCCGGCAACGCGAACGAGGACGGGAACGCGAACGGCAACGGCAACGGTTCCGGCTACCGGAGCGGCAACCGGTCGCACTGACGCCCTCTCCGCCCCCCCGCATACGCGAACAAACACGCGCACACGCACCACCGGCTCACCACGGGAGCCCGGACCGCCCGCGCGGCGGTCCGGGCTCCCGTGGTGTGTCCGGGGCCGGACGGCGGCACCGAAAGTCGTATCGCACGCACGTTCGAAACTTGGTCTATGGTGGAGAGCCACGAGGGGGGTGAGAACGGACTGATCCAGGAATCCAGGAGGTGCGGATGCCCGGCTTCACGCATCTGCGCACCGTCTCCGGATTCTCCCTGCGCTACGGGGCCTCCCACCCGGAACGGCTGGCGCGGCGCGCCGCCGAGCGCGGCATGGACGCCATCGCCCTGACCGACCGCGACACCCTCGCGGGCGCCGTCCGCTTCGCCAAGGCGTGCGCCGAGGAGGGGGTGCGGCCGATCTTCGGCACGCAGCTGGCGGTGGGCGAGCGCCCGGCTCGCGAGCGGGACCCGCGCGAGCGCGGCTCCGGCCCCACCACGCGCCGGCGTACCCCCGTGCGCGGCGGCGCCTTCATCGACGAGTCCACGCCCCGCGCGCTCTTCCTCGCCAGGGACGGCGCGGCGGGCTGGGCCGAGCTGTGCCGGCTCGTCTCCACCGCGCACGCGGCCGGCGAGGGCGGCCCGCTGCTGCCCTGGACCGACAACCACGGCGCGGGACTGACCGTCCTCCTCGGCCCGGACTCCGAGACCGGCCGCGCCCTCGCGGCGGGCCGCCCCGACCGGGCCGCCCGGCTGCTGGCGCCCTGGCGGGAGATCTACGGCGACGCGCTGCGCCTGGAGGTCGTGCACCACGGACGTACCGGTACGGACGCGGGCACCGGCCCCGGCTCGCTGCGCCATGCCGCCCGTACCCTCGGCTTCGCCACCGAACAGGGCGTACGCGCGGTGCTCAGCAACGCCGTGCGCTACGCCGACCCCGGACAGGGCCCGGTCGCCGACGTCCTCGACGCGGCCCGCCTGCTGGTCCCCGTCGATCCGCGCCGGGGCCTGGACAGCGGCGAGCGCTGGCTCAAGGACCCGGCCGCGATGGCCCGCACCGCCGAGCTGGTCGCCGAGGCCGCAGGGTTGCGCCGTGACACCGCGCACCGGCTGCTCGCCCTGACCGAGGAGACCGCCGCGGCCTGTCTGGTCGACCCCGAGGACGATCTCGGGCTCGGCTCCGTCCACTTCCCCGAACCCCGGCTGGTCGGCGCCGACCGCCGTACCGCCTCCCGGGTGCTGCGCTCGCGCGCCGCCGCCGGGATGGTGCTGCGCGGCTACGACCGGCGGAGCGACCACCGGGAGTACTGGGCGCGGCTCGACGCCGAGCTGCGCACGATCGACCGGATGAGCTTCGCCTCTTACTTCCTCACCGTCGCCGGGGTCGTCGACGACATCCGGGGGATGGGCATCCGGGTCGCCGCCAGGGGCTCGGGCGCCGGTTCCCTGGTCAACCATCTGCTGGGCATCGCGCACGCCGATCCGGTCGCGCACGGGCTGCTGATGGAACGGTTCCTCTCCACCCGGCGCCCCGGTCTGCCGGACATCGACATCGACGTCGAGTCCGCGCGCCGGCTGGAGGTCTACCGCGCGATCCTCGACCGCTTCGGCCCCGGCCGGGTCGCGGCCGTAGCCATGCCGGAGACCTACCGGGTGCGGCACGCCGTACGGGACGTGGGCGCGGCCCTCTCCATGGACCCCGCCGAGATCGACCGGATCGCCAAGGCGTTCCCGCACATCCGGGCCAGGGACGCCCGCGCCGCGATGGAGGAGCTGCCGGAACTGCGCGAGGTGGCGCGGGACAAGGGGCGCCGCGCCAGGATGTGGGAGCTGGTGGAGGCGCTGGACGCGCTGCCGCGCGGCGTCGCCATGCACCCGTGCGGGGTGCTGCTCTCGGACGCCTCGCTGCTGCGCCGTACCCCGGTGGTGCCGACCAGCGGCGAGCACTTCCCCATGTCCCAGTTCGACAAGGAGGACGTCGAGGACCTGGGGCTGCTCAAACTCGATGTGCTGGGCGTGCGGATGCAGTCGGCGATGGCGCACGCGGTCGCCGAGATCACCCGGGCCACCGGGGAGCCGGTGGACATCGACGATCCGGAGCAGGTGCCGGAGGGCGACCCGGAGACCTACCGGCTGATCCGGTCCGCCGAGACGCTGGGCTGCTTCCAGATCGAGTCGCCGGGCCAGCGCGATCTGGTCGGCAGGCTCCAGCCCGCCACCTTCCACGACCTGGTGGTCGACATCTCGCTCTTCCGGCCGGGGCCGGTGGCGGCCGACATGGTGCGGCCGTTCATCGAGGCCAGGCACGGCCGGGCGCCCGTCCGCTACCCCCATCCCGATCTGGAGGCGCCGCTGCGGGAGACCTGCGGCGTGGTCGTCTTCCACGAGCAGATCATCCGGATGGTGGACATCATGACCGGCTGCGGCCGGGAGGAGGCGGACAAGGTGCGGCGCGGTCTGTCCGACCCGGAGTCGCTGGGCCGGATCCGCGCCTGGTTCGACCGGCTGACCCGGCAGCGGGGGTACGCGCCCGAGGTGGTGGCGCGCGCCTGGGAGATCGTCGAGGCGTTCGGCTCGTACGGCTTCTGCAAGGCGCACGCCGTGGCCTTCGCCGTACCGACCTATCAGTCGGCGTGGCTCAAGGCGCACCATCCGGCGGCCTTCTACGCCGGGCTGCTCACCCATGACCCGGGGATGTATCCGAAGCGGCTGCTGCTGGCGGACGCGCGGCGGCGGGGGGTGCCGGTGCTGCCGCTGGATGTGAACCGGTCGACGGTCGCTCATAGAGTCGAACTGGTGTCTGATGAAAGGAGAGGTGGCGGCACCTGGGGGGTGCGGCTGGCGCTCCTCGACGTGCACGGCATCAGCGAGGCCGAGGCGGCGCGGATCGAGGCCGGGCAGCCCTACTCCTCGCTGCGCGACTTCTGGCAGCGGGCCAGGCCCGCCCGTCCCGTCGCCGAACGGCTGGCGCAGGTGGGCGCGCTGGACATGTTCGGTGCCAACCGCCGTGATCTGCTGCTGCATCTGTCCGAGCTGGCCGGCCCGCGGCGCGCCGCGGGCGCGTACGGCGACCAGCTCCCGCTGGAGGGAGGGCGGCGCACGGCCCCCGCCGGGCTGCCCGACCTGGGGGACGCGGAGCGGCTCAGCGCCGAGCTGGGCGTCCTCGGCATGGACGCCTCCCGCCATCTGATGGCGGATCACCACGCCTTCCTGGACGAGCTGGGGGCGCTGCCGGCCAAGCGGCTGCGAGGGGCGGAGCACGGCAGGACCGTCCTGGTCGCCGGCGCCAAGGTGGCCACCCAGACCCCGCCGGTCCGCTCCGGGAAGCGGGTCATCTTCACCACGCTGGACGACGGTACGGGCCTGGTCGACCTCGCCTTCTTCGACGACAGCCACGAGGCGTGCGCGCACACCGTCTTCCACTCCTGGCTGCTGCTGGTGCGCGGGGTGGTGCAGCGGCGCGGCCCGCGCAGCCTGAGCGTGGTGGGCGCGGCGGCCTGGAACCTGGCGGAGCTGGTGGAGCTGCGCAGGACGGGCGGCCTGGAGGCGGTCGCGGCGGCGCTGGACGCCCCCGCCCCCGCCCCCGCTTCCGGCGCCGGGGCGGGCGACTCCGGCCGGCGCATC
It encodes the following:
- the fxsT gene encoding FxSxx-COOH system tetratricopeptide repeat protein; translation: MTARRDGRIVTFYSYKGGTGRTMALANTAWILAASGRRVLAVDWDLEAPGLHRFFHPFLDPATLGATTGVIDLITEYAWAATSPAERPDDWHREYARVRPHAVSLTPVHLGWDFPEGGTLDFVSAGRQNREYSATVSTFDWDNFYDRLGGGHFFDALRDDMKAHYDYVLIDSRTGLSDIADICTVHLPDVLVDCFTLSDQSIDGAAAVARQIDERYGGRGIRIFPVPMRIDEGEKEKADAGRALARVKFDRFPSGLAGERLTAYWGAVEIPYRPYYAYEETLATFGDEAGLSNSLLSAFERLTGYVTEGAVTSMPPVGEETRLRIRDAFTRRRPSLPADLHLHYVAENRMWADWAESVLSRAGFRVVPRDVSAEPAGNGAAGSGSGGFGSGGFGSGGFGGSGTLGGSGVALVPAESAARTVVLLSAAHLKSARALEAWSRAASEDPGGARRQVVPVRVGDVRLTAPYIDRNPVDLFRLDEAHATAVLLRALERPVQLADAVAPGPRFPGTVPRIWNAPSRNPGFTGRSPVLERMRDQLGGGMAVVLPQPQTLYGLGGIGKTQVALEYVHRFMADYDLIWWISSEQTADVVAGLAELAVRLGAQGEDMAAASQEAVDLLRRGVPSPRWLLVFDNADEPEQLQRFLPPGGPGHVLITSRNQSWSQYGDALPVDVFLREESVEHLQRRAPGLTARDADQVATAVGDLPLAVEQAAAWIAETATPVSEYLDQLGRQAAGVLALNQPAGYPQPVAATWNISIERLKERSPAAVRLLQLCAFFAPEPISANLLYSKEMIEELKPYDVSLQETLVLGRVIREIGRFALAKVDQVGNSIQVHRLVQAIIRAQLTEDEQHTARHAVHRILAGARPDGDEPIDDPASWDRFATIWPHLIVSEAGFCRRPETRRLMIDRVRYLWKRGDWPAAFELAGELRDNWRETLGDTDPQYLYLRFHLSNIYRSQGRYVEARELDEVTLNRQRAVLGPTHPHTYMTTSALATDFMTLGEYARAMELAADAHEGFSGIFHESHPRSLAAANNRALALRMVGRYADAREMDQDVFDRRTTVLGPSHPHTLASAVNLARDLRDIGRYEESVALLSRTYAVYKEQLGPLFPGTLAAAKSLAVSLRRADRLEDARRLTTATRGRYRTKYGSQATPDSLACDLNLAADHFAAGEPVAARDLAQEVVDQYLRVPGERHPYTLAAISNLGIYHWGCGAPELAEQLLQGALGTMREVLGDAHPHTLFCTVALASAKADLGELDEALVTERGAVAGLRVALGAHHPETLAIASNMCVTLGALGRKADAAQLRVETVEELVRLLGEDHTLTRFARDDRRVYRDLEPMAV
- a CDS encoding alpha/beta fold hydrolase, producing the protein MRRRVRAADGRHLMVERLGDPRGRPVFLLHGTPGSRLGPAPRGMVLYQRGMQLIAYDRPGYGGSDRLEGRTVADVAQDVAAIADALGLERFAVAGRSGGAPHALACAALLPERVTRTAALVPLAPWDAAGLDWFEGMAASNVAEYTTAHRDPGGVAARLTPRADAIRKNPVRLLDDLRRELTDSDLMVVSDAGVRTMLLRNYQEALRGSAYGWIDDALAFAGPWGFDPADIRGPVLLWHGEKDVFSPVGHSRWLAERIPGATAVLEPAAAHFDALHALPRILTWLLADRDGQDSRDDRHGQDDRHG
- a CDS encoding S1 family peptidase, producing the protein MSHRRISKKRVTMAGGAVVALAIAGVTLQNANASEEKPQFELKTLSATAAGTLASTLNGNLGESAAGWYYEAGTKALVMNVVDESAAETVRQAGGKARVVQNSTAELKSARQTLTSRATIPGTSWAVDPVTNKVVVTADRTVTGDAWDTLSGVVDGLGGKAELKKSAGEFKTFVSGGDPILGGNARCSLGFNVVKDGAPHFLTAGHCTEEIQTWADGQGNQIGTTVASAFPVSDFGLVKYDDAATDAPSEVNLYDGSSQQIAQAGEAVVGQQVVRSGSTTEVSDGQVTGLDATVNYGNGDIVNGLIQTTVCAEPGDSGGSLFAGDTALGLTSGGSGDCTSGGETFFQPVTTALAEVGAEIGDGSGAGAGAGAGDAGDGAGDGAGDAAGDDTGAGGDQAGDQAGDAVGDQAGDQAGDQAGEEAGNANEDGNANGNGNGSGYRSGNRSH
- a CDS encoding DNA polymerase III subunit alpha; this translates as MPGFTHLRTVSGFSLRYGASHPERLARRAAERGMDAIALTDRDTLAGAVRFAKACAEEGVRPIFGTQLAVGERPARERDPRERGSGPTTRRRTPVRGGAFIDESTPRALFLARDGAAGWAELCRLVSTAHAAGEGGPLLPWTDNHGAGLTVLLGPDSETGRALAAGRPDRAARLLAPWREIYGDALRLEVVHHGRTGTDAGTGPGSLRHAARTLGFATEQGVRAVLSNAVRYADPGQGPVADVLDAARLLVPVDPRRGLDSGERWLKDPAAMARTAELVAEAAGLRRDTAHRLLALTEETAAACLVDPEDDLGLGSVHFPEPRLVGADRRTASRVLRSRAAAGMVLRGYDRRSDHREYWARLDAELRTIDRMSFASYFLTVAGVVDDIRGMGIRVAARGSGAGSLVNHLLGIAHADPVAHGLLMERFLSTRRPGLPDIDIDVESARRLEVYRAILDRFGPGRVAAVAMPETYRVRHAVRDVGAALSMDPAEIDRIAKAFPHIRARDARAAMEELPELREVARDKGRRARMWELVEALDALPRGVAMHPCGVLLSDASLLRRTPVVPTSGEHFPMSQFDKEDVEDLGLLKLDVLGVRMQSAMAHAVAEITRATGEPVDIDDPEQVPEGDPETYRLIRSAETLGCFQIESPGQRDLVGRLQPATFHDLVVDISLFRPGPVAADMVRPFIEARHGRAPVRYPHPDLEAPLRETCGVVVFHEQIIRMVDIMTGCGREEADKVRRGLSDPESLGRIRAWFDRLTRQRGYAPEVVARAWEIVEAFGSYGFCKAHAVAFAVPTYQSAWLKAHHPAAFYAGLLTHDPGMYPKRLLLADARRRGVPVLPLDVNRSTVAHRVELVSDERRGGGTWGVRLALLDVHGISEAEAARIEAGQPYSSLRDFWQRARPARPVAERLAQVGALDMFGANRRDLLLHLSELAGPRRAAGAYGDQLPLEGGRRTAPAGLPDLGDAERLSAELGVLGMDASRHLMADHHAFLDELGALPAKRLRGAEHGRTVLVAGAKVATQTPPVRSGKRVIFTTLDDGTGLVDLAFFDDSHEACAHTVFHSWLLLVRGVVQRRGPRSLSVVGAAAWNLAELVELRRTGGLEAVAAALDAPAPAPASGAGAGDSGRRIQLSTGYELNPWADLRPPGEGAATGRKFWHASPGSAG